A stretch of the Porifericola rhodea genome encodes the following:
- a CDS encoding AMP-binding protein, which produces MTHGIKLSIGNYHFTSEALKKVDSVAELNNYDKLSSYAQQSLEFCQKWLNGQKEFRIHTSGSTGTPKEILITREQMTASAHATAHALSLQPGDTALVCLNTEYIAGKMMLVRGLEIGIHLVIVPPSSMPLASIQTPIDFCALVPLQLNHMLETENQNLLKKLNLMRAIIVGGAAVSFQLEQRIQQHLSAPVYSTYGMTETVSHIALKRLNGEYASDTFRLLPGVEVRQDERHCLSIRGTVSQKQWIQTNDIVELLDKQHFRWLGRADHVINSGGVKIYAEQLEARLQPIIYEQGFAEQYFVAPMPDEKLGEKLCLILQRKTPLSKPQTESLYKWMRENLHPYQIPKEVFYVAEFSSTPTGKVQRASTLARLKRL; this is translated from the coding sequence ATGACGCATGGAATAAAGCTTAGTATTGGTAATTACCACTTTACTAGTGAGGCGCTAAAAAAAGTTGACTCAGTAGCAGAACTGAATAATTATGATAAGCTTTCAAGCTATGCACAACAGAGCCTGGAGTTTTGCCAGAAGTGGTTAAACGGACAAAAAGAGTTTAGAATTCACACTTCTGGCTCCACCGGAACTCCCAAAGAAATTCTGATTACCCGAGAGCAGATGACAGCCAGTGCCCATGCTACTGCCCATGCTCTTAGTTTACAGCCGGGAGATACAGCATTAGTTTGCCTCAATACTGAGTATATTGCCGGAAAAATGATGTTGGTTCGTGGATTAGAGATAGGAATCCACCTCGTCATTGTTCCCCCCTCATCTATGCCTCTGGCAAGCATACAAACACCTATTGATTTTTGCGCTCTGGTTCCCCTACAGCTAAACCATATGCTGGAAACCGAAAACCAGAATTTACTCAAAAAACTTAACCTGATGAGAGCTATCATTGTAGGAGGGGCCGCGGTTAGTTTTCAGTTGGAGCAACGCATACAGCAACATTTAAGCGCGCCAGTATACAGTACTTATGGAATGACTGAAACAGTCTCTCACATTGCTCTTAAGCGGCTAAATGGCGAGTATGCCAGCGATACCTTTCGCCTGCTACCAGGCGTAGAGGTAAGGCAAGACGAACGCCACTGCCTTTCTATTAGGGGAACGGTTAGTCAGAAACAGTGGATTCAAACTAATGATATTGTTGAACTGCTTGATAAGCAACATTTTCGCTGGTTGGGCAGGGCAGATCATGTCATAAATAGCGGAGGAGTAAAAATCTATGCTGAGCAGTTGGAGGCACGCCTTCAGCCAATAATTTATGAACAGGGTTTTGCTGAGCAATACTTTGTCGCCCCTATGCCTGATGAAAAACTTGGCGAAAAGCTCTGTCTTATTCTTCAGAGAAAAACGCCACTAAGCAAGCCACAAACCGAAAGCCTGTATAAGTGGATGAGAGAAAATTTACATCCTTACCAAATTCCAAAAGAAGTATTTTACGTCGCAGAATTTAGCAGTACACCTACCGGAAAAGTACAAAGAGCCTCTACGCTTGCTCGTTTAAAAAGGCTTTAG
- the nuoL gene encoding NADH-quinone oxidoreductase subunit L has translation MDYASLSQPLALSTGSILALLVMMLPFLSFLLLISFGRGRETWAWLGTGIQLSAAVASAIIFSQVWFGDTIHARAVWFQLSTESFRYPFTLGLLIDKVAALMMLVVTVVSLLVHLYSIEYMRGEKHYTRYFAYLGLFTFAMLGVVLMDNLLLIFVFWELVGVSSYALISFWNERPAALQAGSKAFIMNRIGDAGFLVGIMILWSQFGTLDLKVLEHLMQQSVLTKDGYWLSYFRIGGQIFENSAPAHWLTLAGIGLFCGTVGKSAQFPLKTWLPDAMQGPTPASALIHAATMVAAGVYLLARVYVLLDGTALTVIAFVGAITAFMAAVAALSQHDIKRVLAFSTISQLGYMVMGMGIGAYDASLFHLVTHAAFKACLFLAAGSVIHALHAVEHHGHDHTYDPQDMRTMGGLRKQLPYTFAAYLIASLALAGVPLFSGFLSKDAILAGTLAWTDKIATASFSFYYIVPALAFFTTFLTALYMGRQILLVFFGEFRAAKKHTSLHGAQQFIKESPSLMLIPLIILSVFSISFVYSLNPLDGGASWLTQNLLVPITAVPGDYNYLVEIISLKDDWHGFASLLALGLVIFGIGLAFLLYRPKGKFVNAYANASQGKGLAAISFHNWYLDYLYRNIIITPSIHFSTLVHHFDQKVVNGLVDLMGVAQVVLAHLLSWFDRYIIDGIVTLFSKIAVFIGWLARPAQQGKIQTYFIVSLLAFIAFIYYLIL, from the coding sequence TTGGACTACGCATCACTATCACAACCCTTAGCACTAAGCACCGGCAGCATTCTGGCTTTACTGGTGATGATGTTGCCTTTTTTAAGCTTTTTACTCCTGATCTCTTTTGGTAGGGGTAGGGAAACCTGGGCATGGCTGGGTACCGGTATACAGTTAAGTGCCGCCGTGGCTTCTGCCATTATTTTTAGCCAGGTATGGTTTGGCGATACAATACATGCCAGAGCAGTCTGGTTTCAGCTGTCTACAGAAAGCTTCCGCTACCCCTTTACTCTTGGCTTGCTAATAGACAAAGTAGCGGCTCTGATGATGCTGGTAGTGACGGTCGTTTCTTTACTGGTGCATCTGTATTCTATAGAATATATGCGAGGAGAAAAGCACTACACACGCTATTTCGCATATCTTGGTCTTTTCACATTTGCTATGCTAGGCGTAGTACTCATGGATAATCTGCTTCTTATTTTCGTATTCTGGGAGCTGGTAGGGGTATCTTCTTATGCGCTTATTAGTTTCTGGAACGAGCGTCCCGCCGCCCTTCAGGCAGGTAGCAAAGCATTTATCATGAACCGTATTGGGGATGCAGGTTTTCTGGTCGGTATCATGATTCTGTGGTCGCAGTTTGGTACATTAGATCTTAAAGTACTGGAGCATTTGATGCAGCAATCCGTACTCACTAAAGATGGCTACTGGCTGAGTTACTTCCGCATTGGGGGACAAATTTTTGAAAACTCAGCTCCGGCACACTGGCTCACCCTGGCTGGTATTGGACTATTCTGCGGCACCGTCGGAAAATCGGCACAATTTCCTCTAAAGACCTGGTTGCCAGATGCCATGCAGGGCCCTACACCTGCCTCTGCACTTATTCATGCAGCTACTATGGTTGCCGCTGGAGTGTATCTGCTAGCCAGAGTATATGTATTACTTGATGGAACAGCACTTACAGTTATCGCTTTTGTAGGCGCTATTACTGCATTTATGGCCGCCGTTGCTGCATTAAGCCAACACGACATCAAACGGGTTCTGGCATTTTCTACCATCTCACAGCTAGGCTATATGGTAATGGGCATGGGCATAGGCGCTTATGATGCCTCCCTTTTTCACCTGGTAACCCATGCTGCCTTTAAAGCCTGCCTGTTTTTAGCAGCTGGTTCTGTTATTCATGCTTTACATGCGGTAGAGCACCATGGTCATGATCATACTTACGACCCACAGGATATGCGAACTATGGGAGGCCTTCGCAAACAATTGCCCTATACATTTGCCGCATACCTTATTGCATCTTTAGCACTGGCAGGTGTACCATTATTTTCAGGCTTTTTGTCTAAAGACGCTATACTAGCCGGCACCCTTGCCTGGACAGACAAAATCGCTACTGCCTCTTTCAGCTTCTATTATATTGTGCCTGCTTTAGCATTTTTCACCACTTTTTTAACAGCCCTGTACATGGGCCGACAAATTTTACTGGTGTTTTTTGGAGAGTTTAGAGCAGCAAAAAAACATACTAGCCTGCATGGTGCTCAGCAGTTTATAAAAGAGTCACCCAGCCTTATGCTGATACCCTTAATTATACTATCCGTATTTTCTATTAGCTTCGTGTATTCACTCAACCCTTTGGATGGAGGAGCGAGCTGGCTAACTCAGAATTTGCTGGTACCTATTACTGCTGTTCCTGGAGACTATAACTATCTGGTAGAAATTATTTCGCTAAAGGACGACTGGCACGGATTTGCTTCATTACTGGCACTTGGGCTGGTAATCTTTGGAATAGGACTGGCTTTCTTGCTCTATCGCCCAAAGGGTAAGTTTGTCAACGCTTATGCCAACGCCAGTCAGGGAAAAGGCCTGGCCGCCATCTCATTTCACAACTGGTATCTGGATTATCTGTATAGAAATATAATCATTACCCCAAGCATTCACTTTAGTACGTTAGTACATCACTTTGACCAGAAAGTGGTTAATGGATTGGTTGATCTTATGGGCGTAGCTCAGGTGGTTTTAGCGCATCTGCTAAGCTGGTTTGATCGCTATATTATTGATGGCATAGTAACGTTATTTTCCAAAATTGCTGTTTTCATTGGCTGGCTAGCCCGCCCGGCACAGCAGGGTAAAATTCAGACTTACTTTATCGTAAGCTTGTTAGCATTCATTGCTTTTATCTACTATCTGATCTTATGA